In Primulina eburnea isolate SZY01 chromosome 5, ASM2296580v1, whole genome shotgun sequence, a single window of DNA contains:
- the LOC140831527 gene encoding protein BIG GRAIN 1-like B: protein MYSREKSRKNHRNELSFSSTLLDEIYRSIDANADNTEDSKFFYRDNKLVKGQVNFRGNGNYCRGHRAEDEEMASFRRGCLVEKWMLKEENGNLLATRGSLVAESENKSFEDKDLLYFSSNSISSESSGALSSSPDTDFFSSPTKSRVSCFSSVERPKPVRFGGKNRQDELDDYKMGDENLFKSKSRALKIYASLRKMKQPISPGGKLTSFINSVFNHANEKKLKNADSSKGNQVGDLKSVGSSSNISSASRSCLTKKSPKSREKTRNGIQRTVRFDPVSVILNGESRPCGPKSIIGGDCKGFGRHSSATNQLDDLKLRRIRVKNRTVEEDAKNDKKSDDMSYGFRKKSEEDDEDSMSDSSSDLFELDHLSSIGRSRLPIYETMKYFV from the coding sequence ATGTACAGCCgagaaaaatcaagaaaaaatcaCCGGAACGAACTATCTTTTTCCTCCACACTTCTTGATGAAATCTACCGGTCCATTGATGCAAATGCTGATAATACCGAGGACTCGAAGTTTTTTTACAGAGATAACAAATTGGTAAAAGGTCAGGTGAATTTCAGGGGGAATGGTAATTATTGCCGCGGCCACCGTGCAGAAGATGAAGAGATGGCTAGTTTCAGAAGGGGTTGTTTGGTTGAAAAATGGATGCTAAAAGAAGAAAATGGTAATCTTTTGGCGACAAGGGGTTCATTAGTGGCAGAATCTGAAAACAAGTCATTCGAAGACAAAGATTTGTTGTATTTCAGTTCAAATTCGATTTCTTCAGAAAGTTCTGGTGCCCTTTCCTCTTCACCGGACACTGACTTCTTCAGTTCCCCGACGAAGTCGAGAGTTTCTTGTTTTTCTTCGGTCGAGAGGCCAAAACCTGTCCGATTCGGAGGGAAAAACAGACAAGATGAGTTGGATGATTACAAAATGGGGGATGAAAATTTGTTTAAATCCAAATCAAGAGCTCTGAAGATTTACGCCAGTTTGAGAAAAATGAAGCAGCCCATCTCACCTGGCGGGAAGCTAACAAGTTTTATCAACTCTGTTTTCAATCATGCTAACGAAAAGAAGTTGAAAAATGCTGATTCAAGCAAAGGGAATCAAGTTGGAGACTTGAAATCCGTGGGATCATCGTCAAATATTTCTTCGGCATCTAGGTCGTGTTTGACCAAGAAGTCGCCAAAATCAAGGGAGAAGACGAGGAACGGTATTCAAAGAACGGTCAGATTTGATCCTGTGAGCGTCATTTTGAATGGAGAATCAAGGCCTTGCGGACCTAAGAGCATAATTGGTGGGGATTGTAAAGGATTTGGAAGACATTCATCGGCAACAAATCAATTGGATGACTTGAAATTGAGGCGGATAAGAGTGAAGAACAGGACAGTTGAAGAGGATGCTAAAAATGATAAGAAGAGCGATGATATGTCGTATGGTTTCAGAAAAAAATCGGAAGAAGATGATGAGGATTCAATGAGTGATTCGAGTTCGGATTTGTTCGAGCTGGATCACTTGTCGTCGATTGGACGTAGTAGACTTCCCATATACGAAACGATGAAATATTTTGTCTAG
- the LOC140831942 gene encoding uncharacterized protein: MSLSAAEDDSATEIHLPADIDWEMLDKSKFFFLGAALFSGVSGTLYPIVMLKTRQQVMLNEMSCFKMAGSIMRSEGLRGFYRGFGTSIMGTIPARALYMGALEVTKSNVGYIASGQFGFSDASASAIANAAAGLTAAMAAQLVWTPVDVVSQRLMVQGGCCNTSSCMAGLKKYSGGIDAFSKIIHMDGARGLYRGFGISILTYAPSNAVWWASYSIAHRTIWGGVSSYICKKDENGNGGSGYRPDGKTVVAVQGLSAAMASGVSALVTMPLDTIKTRLQVLDSEESVLSRSPTILQTVKNLLREGGLGACYRGLGPRWASMSMSATTMITTYEFLKRLSTKTQENFA; the protein is encoded by the coding sequence ATGAGTTTAAGTGCTGCGGAAGATGATTCTGCAACGGAAATCCATCTTCCTGCTGATATAGATTGGGAGATGCTTGATAAATCCAAGTTTTTCTTCCTTGGGGCTGCTTTATTTTCTGGTGTTTCGGGCACTCTTTATCCTATCGTTATGTTGAAAACACGGCAGCAAGTGATGTTGAATGAGATGTCTTGTTTCAAAATGGCGGGTTCCATCATGAGGAGCGAGGGGTTGAGGGGATTTTATCGGGGTTTTGGGACTTCTATAATGGGAACTATCCCTGCACGAGCCCTGTATATGGGTGCGCTTGAAGTGACTAAGAGTAACGTCGGGTACATAGCAAGCGGTCAATTTGGATTTTCTGATGCCTCAGCCTCGGCTATTGCTAATGCTGCTGCAGGCCTAACAGCTGCAATGGCTGCACAATTAGTTTGGACACCAGTTGATGTTGTGAGCCAGAGACTAATGGTTCAAGGAGGTTGTTGTAACACAAGTTCCTGCATGGCGGGCTTGAAAAAATACAGCGGTGGGATCGATGCGTTTAGTAAGATCATACATATGGATGGAGCAAGGGGGTTATATAGGGGATTTGGGATATCTATATTGACTTATGCACCCTCCAATGCAGTGTGGTGGGCGTCTTACTCTATAGCACATAGGACGATCTGGGGTGGTGTCAGTTCTTATATCTGTAAGAAAGATGAGAACGGCAATGGTGGAAGTGGTTATAGGccggatggaaaaactgtagTGGCAGTTCAGGGCCTGAGTGCTGCAATGGCAAGTGGAGTGTCGGCATTGGTGACCATGCCACTCGATACGATCAAGACACGGTTGCAGGTTCTGGATAGCGAAGAAAGTGTGCTTAGTAGGTCACCAACAATTTTACAAACCGTGAAGAACTTACTGAGGGAAGGTGGATTAGGTGCTTGTTACAGAGGGTTGGGACCTAGATGGGCGTCTATGTCAATGTCTGCCACGACCATGATCACAACCTATGAGTTTCTTAAGCGgctttcaaccaaaactcaagAGAACTTTGCTTAG